A region of the Methylobacterium nodulans ORS 2060 genome:
ACGCCACTTTCATCATCGGAGCCTACGGCTTCACGGCTCTCGTCGTCGGAGCGATGATCCTGCACGCGATCCTCGATCATCGCGCCCAGCGGCGCGCCCTCGACCGGCTTCAGGGCGGGAGAGGCGCGTGAGCGCGACAGAGGAGAGCGAGGGCGCCTCGCCCCGGCGGGGGCTGCTGTTCCTGCTCCCGCTTCTCGTCTTCGCGGCGCTCGCGGGCCTCTTCCTCGGCCGGCTCCTGACCACTGGCTACGATCCCTCCGCGGTGCCGTCCGCCCTGATCGGCAAGCCGGTCCCGGCCTTCAGCCTGCCGGCGCTGACGGGCCTGACCGCCGACGGGCAGCCGGTGCCGGGCCTGTCGAGCGACGATCTCAAGGGCAAGGTCACGGTCCTCAACGTCTGGGCCTCGTGGTGCACGCCCTGCCAAGCCGAGCATCCGATGCTGATGCGCCTCTCTCAGGACGGCGTGAACCTCGTCGGCATCGACTACAAGGACGCGCCGGAGAACGGCCGCCGCTTCCTCGGGCGGCACGGCAACCCCTTCCGCGCGGTCGGCATGGACGAGAGCGGGCGGACGGGCATCGATTTCGGCGTCTACGGCGTGCCGGAAACCTTCGTGATCGGCCCGGACGGTCGCATCCGCGACAAGCTTGTCGGGATCCTCACACCCGAGAACTATGCGGGCTTCCTGGAGAAGGTGCGCGCGGCCGCGAAGTGAGGGCCGGCTGCCCATCCCTGCCTCTCCGCTTCCCTTTCCCGGGCGCATGCAGCGACAGCGGAATGCGACCCGGGAATCCGCACAAGACTTCGCGCAGCGACCGCTGTCCAACAGCGTTCTTGAAAGGCTGAGCCGCTTCGCGGTGAGTTCTTATGCTGATGGTGTGGACGGCCCCCCACGGCATCAGTGTGTGCCAGAATGAGGTCGTCAGGATCTCATCCGAGGAGGCCGTCCATGAGCGAGATTATCCGCATTGGGCTGGATACGTCCAAGTCTGTTTTCCAGCTGCACGGGGTCGATGCGGCCGAGCGGCCGGTGCTGAAGCTGAAGCTGTCGCGCAGCAAGATGCTGGCCTTCTTCGCCCAGCAGCCGCCCTGCCTGGTGGCGCTGGAAGCCTGCGGGGCCTCGCATCACTGGGCCCGCACCCTGGCCGGGCTGGGCCACACGGTGCGCCTGATCGCGCCCCAGCACGTCAAGCCCTACGTGCCCGGCTCCAAGACCGACGCGGCCGATGCGGCGGGCCTGTGCGAGGCGGTCAGCCGGCCGCAGATGCGCTTCGTGCCGGTCAAGACCGCCGAGCAGCAGGCGGCGCTGATGCTCACGGGCCTGCGCGAGCAATGGCTCAAGCGGCGCACCCAGGTCAGCAACAGCCTGCGCGGGTATGCGGCCGAGTTCGGGCTGGCGGCGCCTCAGGGGCTGGCCCGTCTCGCGGAACTGGTCGCGCGCCTGGCCGAGGACCCGCGCGTGCCGGCTCTGGCCCGCCCGCTGTTTGCGGCGCTGTGGGCCGAGTACCAGGAGATCGAGGCCCGGGTGCAGGAGGCCGACCGCCAGCTCAAAGTGTGGCAGCGGGGCAACGCCAGCTGCCGGCGGCTGAGCGCCGTGCCGGGGATCGGTCCGGTGGGCGCGGCGCTGCTGGTGCTGAAGACGCCGGCCCCCCAGGCGTTCCGCAGCGGGCGGGACTTTGCGGCCTGGCTGGGGCTGACGCCCAAGGATCACGCGACCGCGGGCAAGCCGCGGCTGGGCGGGATCACGCGGGCGGGCGACGAGCAACTGCGCAGCGTGCTGGTGGCCGGCGCGATGGCGGTGCTGCGCCAGCTCAAGCCGGAGAGCGCGGGGCTGGCGGGCTGGCTGACGCGGCTGGTGGCGCGCAAGGCGCGGCGGCTGGTGGCGGTGGCGCTGGCCAACAAGCTGGCGCGGATCGCCTGGCGGCTGTTGGTGAGCGGGGCGAGCTACGACCCGGCCCGGGCCGGCCCGCCGATGGGAGGGGCGGAGCCGGCCCGGGCCTGACCGGGCCGGTGGCGCGATCAGGAGGGAACCGGGGGCCGGTGAGGCGCCCATGAGCTTGCAAGCGGGAGATGGTTGGTCAGCTCGGCTGTCGTGACATGCCTCACTCCGGGGGATCCAAGGGCCGTTCGAGGTCACTGTGCTGATTGGGCGGCGTGTCGCGCACCACCACCTGGGCCGCGGTCGGCAGAGCCGCACCCGAAGGCCGAACATATGGATGCAACGGCAGAGCCGGACCGGGATTGTCCGCTTGCGAGAACGGGCCGTCCACATATGGGTCCCGGATCTCCTTCCGCTGCCGCTGCAGTCATCCGGGAAAGGGAGAGCGGGCAATGCCCTATTTCGGCAGCGCGTAGATGTTGACCTCCAGCCCGGTATCGGACGCGCTCTTCAGGTCCGTCAGATATTCCTCCACGAAGGCGTCCTGGACGATGATGCCCTTGGCGTCGAGATAGGCGGTCACGGTCTCGTAGGTCTGGTCGATCTCGTCGTAGGCGCCCTTGTGCACGAAGCGCAGAGCCTTGCCGCTCGGCGTGCTGCCGAAGCGCAGCTCGGCCGGAAGGCCGGCCGGCTTCGGATCGGGCACCTGCTCGATCGGGATCATCGCCTCGTACTGGAAGCCGTCGTCATCCGTGCGGGTGAAGACCGCGACCGGCCGCCCGACCGCCTTGATGCCCGCCTTGGCGAGGTCGGACTCGATGCGGGCGAAGCTGTCGCGCAGGGTCGGCACCGCCGCATCCCACTTGGCATTGCCCGAGACGATCGCCACGGGCTTGGCCGGCAGCGTGACCTCGTCGACGTCGGAGGGGTCGCCCGGTGCCTGGACGAGGGTCTGGCGCGCCCCGGCGGGCGGCGGAGCGGGCGGCACCGCCTTCTCGGGCAGCGGCGGCTGCGGGGCCTCGCCGGGCCGGGAGCCCTGTCCCGGATCGGTGGTCGTCGGCAGCGGATTGGCCTGCGCGGGCGGCTGCTGGGCACGCGGCGCGCCGGGCCCAGCCGCAAGGGCGAGGACGAGGCCGAGCGCGGTCAGCGGGAGACGGGAAACAGTCACGGGCGAGGCGCTCCGGTCGGGATCAGGTTCGGGCCCACGAATCGCGGCGCTCGCGAACGCGCCCGACCGTAATGCGGTTTCGGCGCCCCCGCGAGGCCGGTGCTCGCATGCACGGCCTTTTGGCGCCATATAGCAGCCGACCTGAACCGAAATCTGCCGAAGCCCCTGCCATGTCCCCTCTCGCGCATCGCCGGTTCCTGAAGATGAACGGCCTCGGCAACGAGATCGTGGTGCTCGACCTGCGCGGCACGCCCCACATCGTGCAGCCGCAGGAGGCGCGGGCGATCGCGGCCGATCCGCGCTCGCGCTTCGACCAGTTGATGGTGCTGCACGATCCCGTCACGGCCGGGACCGACGCGGCGTTGCGCATCTACAACACGGACGGCTCGGAATCCGGCGCCTGCGGCAACGGCACGCGCTGCGTCGCCTGGGCGATGCTGGAGGACCCCGTGATGGGGCGCCCGGCCGAGCGCCTGACCCTTCAGAGCCGGGCGGGGCTTCTCGCCGTCACGCGCGTCTCGGCCACCGACTTCACCGTCGATATGGGGCCGCCGCGGCTGCGCTGGGACGAGATCCCGCTTGCGGAGCCTTTTCCGGACACGCGGCGGATCGAGCTGCAGATCGGCCCGATCGACGATCCGATCCTGCATTCGCCCGGGGTCGTCAGCATGGGCAACCCGCACGCGGTGTTCTTCGTCGACCGCGACCCGGCGAGCTACGATCTCGCCCGCATCGGCCCGCTGCTCGAAGCCCATCCGATCTTCCCGGAGCGCGCCAACATCTCGGTCGCGCAGGTGCGGGGCCCCGAGCACATCGTCCTGCGGGTCTGGGAGCGCGGCGCCGGACTCACCCGGGCCTGCGGCTCGGCGGCCTGTGCGGCGCTGGTGGCCGCCGC
Encoded here:
- the dapF gene encoding diaminopimelate epimerase, which translates into the protein MSPLAHRRFLKMNGLGNEIVVLDLRGTPHIVQPQEARAIAADPRSRFDQLMVLHDPVTAGTDAALRIYNTDGSESGACGNGTRCVAWAMLEDPVMGRPAERLTLQSRAGLLAVTRVSATDFTVDMGPPRLRWDEIPLAEPFPDTRRIELQIGPIDDPILHSPGVVSMGNPHAVFFVDRDPASYDLARIGPLLEAHPIFPERANISVAQVRGPEHIVLRVWERGAGLTRACGSAACAALVAAARLRLTGRRAVVTLPGGDLVIDWGEDDHVRMTGPTELEWEGTLAPSLFAGAA
- a CDS encoding DsbE family thiol:disulfide interchange protein: MSATEESEGASPRRGLLFLLPLLVFAALAGLFLGRLLTTGYDPSAVPSALIGKPVPAFSLPALTGLTADGQPVPGLSSDDLKGKVTVLNVWASWCTPCQAEHPMLMRLSQDGVNLVGIDYKDAPENGRRFLGRHGNPFRAVGMDESGRTGIDFGVYGVPETFVIGPDGRIRDKLVGILTPENYAGFLEKVRAAAK
- a CDS encoding GyrI-like domain-containing protein; amino-acid sequence: MTVSRLPLTALGLVLALAAGPGAPRAQQPPAQANPLPTTTDPGQGSRPGEAPQPPLPEKAVPPAPPPAGARQTLVQAPGDPSDVDEVTLPAKPVAIVSGNAKWDAAVPTLRDSFARIESDLAKAGIKAVGRPVAVFTRTDDDGFQYEAMIPIEQVPDPKPAGLPAELRFGSTPSGKALRFVHKGAYDEIDQTYETVTAYLDAKGIIVQDAFVEEYLTDLKSASDTGLEVNIYALPK
- the ccmD gene encoding heme exporter protein CcmD → MDFGPHATFIIGAYGFTALVVGAMILHAILDHRAQRRALDRLQGGRGA
- a CDS encoding IS110-like element ISMno16 family transposase, coding for MSEIIRIGLDTSKSVFQLHGVDAAERPVLKLKLSRSKMLAFFAQQPPCLVALEACGASHHWARTLAGLGHTVRLIAPQHVKPYVPGSKTDAADAAGLCEAVSRPQMRFVPVKTAEQQAALMLTGLREQWLKRRTQVSNSLRGYAAEFGLAAPQGLARLAELVARLAEDPRVPALARPLFAALWAEYQEIEARVQEADRQLKVWQRGNASCRRLSAVPGIGPVGAALLVLKTPAPQAFRSGRDFAAWLGLTPKDHATAGKPRLGGITRAGDEQLRSVLVAGAMAVLRQLKPESAGLAGWLTRLVARKARRLVAVALANKLARIAWRLLVSGASYDPARAGPPMGGAEPARA